A genomic region of Microtus ochrogaster isolate Prairie Vole_2 chromosome 15, MicOch1.0, whole genome shotgun sequence contains the following coding sequences:
- the C1qtnf6 gene encoding complement C1q tumor necrosis factor-related protein 6 produces the protein MGTDRLGSFWAVLLLPLVFGVPTEEPTFGDSVASHLSKGCRRCCDPEEPLSSADPVQGPASPHFPYVLPEVRPYINITILKGDKGDRGPLGTPGKPGKDGPRGDRGSQGVKGDKGQAGNPGSACQVHYSAFSVGRKTALHSSEDFLPLLFDRVFVNTDGHFDMTTGHFTAPLRGLYFFSLNVHSWNYKETYVHIVHNEQAAVILYAQPSERSIMQSQSVMLPLEPGDHVWVRLFKRERENAIYSDDVDTYITFSGHLIKAED, from the exons ATGGGGACAGACAGACTGGGTTCCTTCTGGGCAGTACTCCTGCTTCCTCTTGTGTTCGGAGTCCCCACAGAGGAGCCCACCTTTGGGGACTCTGTGGCCTCCCATCTCAGCAAAGGCTGCCGACGATGCTGTGACCCTGAGGAACCGCTGTCCTCTGCTGACCCTGTCCAAGGCCCTGCTTCCCCCCACTTCCCCTATGTTCTGCCCGAGGTCAGGCCCTACATCAACATTACCATCCTGAAGG GTGATAAAGGGGACAGAGGTCCTTTAGGAACACCAGGGAAGCCAGGCAAGGATGGTCCCCGAGGGGACCGTGGCTCTCAGGGTGTCAAAGGCGATAAGGGGCAGGCAGGCAACCCTGGCAGCGCGTGCCAGGTGCACTACTCGGCCTTCTCTGTGGGTCGCAAGACAGCCCTGCACAGCAGCGAGGACTTCCTCCCACTGCTGTTCGACAGGGTCTTTGTGAACACTGACGGCCACTTCGACATGACCACTGGCCACTTCACGGCCCCCCTGCGCGGCCTCTACTTCTTCAGCCTCAACGTGCACAGCTGGAATTACAAGGAGACCTACGTGCACATCGTCCACAACGAGCAGGCGGCTGTGATCCTCTATGCACAGCCCAGTGAGCGCAGCATCATGCAGAGCCAGAGTGTGATGCTACCGCTGGAGCCCGGTGACCACGTGTGGGTGCGGCTCTTCAAGCGGGAGCGGGAGAACGCCATCTACAGCGACGACGTGGACACCTACATTACCTTCAGCGGCCATCTGATCAAGGCGGAGGACTGA